From the genome of Malus sylvestris chromosome 6, drMalSylv7.2, whole genome shotgun sequence, one region includes:
- the LOC126625691 gene encoding kinesin-like protein KIN-14P isoform X1 produces the protein MDSTSNYSRKENVGASSPSVPATGNSFEQVVNRNGETEGKRRAYLVEWLNSLVPNLGLPKNASYEDLRSCLIDGTVLCRMLNRLTPGLVDKNSMSPSENVARFLAAMDALGLPKFDMSDLEKGSMKTVTNCLLTLKAKLMPNVMGDGITITSPTTKSGSQPSRFQLSQLSVDERRKVLSESKFQRALHSPVMAETSPSRMHHVVHKFHEVLQLKQGSYADLPAAKISEMMKPNSLDHLLLQNAPTQSLLSVVNGILDESVERKNGEIPHRVSCLLRRVVQEIERRISTQAEHLRTQNNLFKAREVKYQSRIRVLETLASGTSEESELMMNHLQQIKSERTRMEAKKKTDDEDVNVIRLMKERDQGNLEISGLKQELDIAKKTYDLRCLQMEMEAKGARTELEERIKELERLLAESRSKVKELQANSESKHQSNRAELEERVKELERSLEESRNKVKELEASSESKYQFSKVELEGRIKELERLLADSRNEAKQLATNSESKYKSWSKKLRVYENSMDLQLGSLKELRLSSEFIKQEVLTAEHSYAVDFNHLGVKLQALADTSENYHALLAENRKLFNEIQDLKGNIRVYCRIRPFLPGEKEKKTLVERIGENGELIVADRSKPGKEGNRLFKFNEVYGSDASQGEVYADTQPLIRSVLDGYNVCIFAYGQTGSGKTYTMTGPNGSTKENWGINYRALNDLFDISQRRKSSITYEIRVQMVEIYNEQVHDLLSSDGAQKKLGIMTHSQPNGLAVPDASMHPVEATSDVIRLMGIGFKNRAVGATALNERSSRSHSVVTVHVRGKDLKTGSALIGNLHLVDLAGSERVDRSEVTGDRLKEAQHINKSLSSLGDVIFALAQKSPHVPYRNSKLTQVLQSSLGGQAKTLMFVQLNPDASSFSESLSTLKFAERVAGVELGAAKSNKEGRDVRELMEQVASLKDTIAKKDGEIERLQLLDGHSEKRGTSSFRYESSQPSRVSRGGK, from the exons ATGGATTCCACATCAAATTacagcagaaaagaaaatgtaGGAGCCAGCAGCCCAAGTGTTCCTGCTACAGGGAATAGTTTCGAACAAGTTGTAAATCGTAATGGTGAGACTGAAG GGAAGCGGAGAGCGTACTTAGTAGAGTGGTTAAATAGTTTAGTTCCTAATCTAGGTTTACCAAAAAATGCTTCATACGAGGACTTGCGATCTTGCTTGATCGATGGTACCGTTTTATGTCGGATGTTGAATAGGCTTACACCTGGTCTTGTTGATAAG AATTCGATGTCACCCTCAGAAAATGTTGCAAGGTTTCTGGCAGCTATGGATGCATTAGGGCTGCCGAAGTTTGATATGTCCGACCTAGAGAAG GGGTCTATGAAGACTGTCACAAACTGTCTTTTAACACTTAAAGCAAAACTTATGCCAAATGTTATGGGAGATGGTATTACTATAACTAGTCCGACGACTAAATCTGGCAGCCAACCTTCCCGCTTCCAGCTTTCTCAATTATCTGTAGATGAGAGGCGGAAGGTCCTGTCTGAGTCAAAATTTCAGCGCGCATTGCATAGTCCTGTTATGGCAG AGACATCGCCTTCACGAATGCATCATGTTGTGCATAAGTTCCATGAGGTGTTGCAGTTGAAGCAAGGAAGCTACGCGGATCTTCCTGCTGCAAAaatttcagaaatgatgaaaccGAACAGTTTAGAT CATCTCTTGCTGCAGAACGCTCCAACGCAGTCACTTTTGAGTGTCGTAAATGGAATCCTCGATGAAAGTGTTGAAAGAAAGAATGGTGAAATACCTCAT CGTGTGTCTTGCCTTCTGCGAAGAGTTGTCCAGGAGATTGAGCGGCGAATATCAACTCAGGCGGAGCATTTAAGAACT CAAAACAACCTTTTTAAGGCTCGTGAAGTGAAATACCAGTCAAGAATCAGAGTACTTGAAACACTTGCATCCGGAACCAGTGAGGAAAGTGAG CTTATGATGAACCATCTTCAGCAAATAAAG AGTGAGAGAACCCGAATGGAAGCAAAGAAGAAAACCGATGATGAGGATGTGAATGTGATCAGATTGATGAAAGAGAGGGATCAAGGCAACCTTGAAATTTCAGGATTGAAGCAAGAGTTGGATATAGCAAAAAAGACATATGACCTGCGTTGCTTGCAAATGGAAATGGAAGCGAAGGGTGCTAGAACGGAGCTTGAAGAGAGGATAAAAGAACTCGAACGTCTCTTGGCAGAATCAAGGAGTAAGGTGAAAGAGCTCCAGGCAAATTCTGAGTCAAAACATCAGTCTAATAGAGCAGAACTTGAAGAGAGAGTAAAAGAACTTGAACGTTCTTTGGAAGAATCAAGGAATAAAGTGAAAGAACTCGAGGCAAGTTCCGAGTCCAAATATCAGTTTTCTAAAGTAGAGCTTGAAGGGAGAATAAAAGAACTTGAACGCCTCTTGGCAGATTCAAGGAATGAGGCGAAGCAGCTTGCAACGAATTCAGAGTCAAAATATAAAAGTTGGAGCAAGAAACTGCGTGTTTACGAGAACTCTATGGACCTTCAACTTGGTTCACTAAAG GAATTAAGATTATCTTCGGAGTTCATTAAGCAAGAAGTTTTGACAGCAGAACACAGTTACGCGGTGGACTTCAATCACTTAG GAGTGAAACTTCAAGCATTAGCAGACACGTCTGAGAACTATCATGCACTTCTCGCTGAAAACAGGAAGTTATTTAACGAAATTCAGGATTTAAAAG GAAACATCAGAGTTTACTGTCGAATAAGACCATTTCTTcctggagaaaaagaaaagaagacgtTGGTAGAACGTATTGGTGAAAATGGGGAACTGATAGTTGCAGACCGCTCCAAACCAGGGAAGGAGGGTAATCGATTGTTCAAGTTTAACGAGGTCTATGGTTCAGATGCAAGTCAAG GCGAAGTATACGCTGACACACAACCATTGATACGATCTGTGCTTGATGGATATAATGTATGTATTTTTGCTTATGGTCAAACAGGATCTGGGAAAACATACACGATG ACTGGTCCTAATGGATCAACTAAAGAGAACTGGGGAATCAACTACCGTGCCTTGAATGACCTTTTCGACATCTCTCAACGTAGAAAAAGCTCCATTACATATGAAATTAGAGTCCAAATGGTTGAAATATACAACGAACAAGTGCACGATTTGCTATCCAGCGATGGTGCTCAGAAGAA ACTTGGGATTATGACTCACTCTCAACCCAACGGGCTAGCTGTGCCAGATGCTAGCATGCACCCCGTGGAAGCAACCTCAGATGTAATAAGATTGATGGGAATCGGGTTTAAGAACCGAGCTGTTGGTGCCACTGCGTTAAACGAAAGAAGTAGTCGCTCTCATAG TGTTGTTACAGTTCATGTACGTGGGAAGGATTTGAAGACTGGTTCCGCATTGATTGGTAACCTTCATCTTGTAGATCTCGCGGGAAGTGAAAGAGTGGACCGTTCGGAGGTAACAGGAGACAGGCTCAAGGAAGCACAACATATAAACAAATCATTGTCTTCGCTTGGAGATGTCATATTTGCTCTTGCACAAAAGAGCCCTCATGTACCTTACAGAAACAGCAAGCTTACTCAAGTCCTTCAAAGCTCTCTCG GTGGGCAAGCGAAAACGCTAATGTTTGTGCAGCTAAATCCCGATGCGAGTTCATTTTCCGAAAGTTTAAGTACTCTAAAGTTTGCTGAGAGGGTTGCCGGAGTTGAGTTGGGAGCTGCGAAAAGCAACAAAGAGGGCCGGGATGTAAGGGAATTAATGGAACAG GTAGCGTCCCTCAAAGACACGATTGCTAAGAAGGACGGCGAGATTGAGCGATTGCAATTACTTGATGGCCACAGTGAGAAGCGTGGGACGAGCTCATTTAGGTATGAATCTTCGCAGCCAAGCAGAGTTTCTAGAGGTGGGAAGTGA
- the LOC126625691 gene encoding kinesin-like protein KIN-14P isoform X2, which produces MDSTSNYSRKENVGASSPSVPATGNSFEQVVNRNGETEGKRRAYLVEWLNSLVPNLGLPKNASYEDLRSCLIDGTVLCRMLNRLTPGLVDKNSMSPSENVARFLAAMDALGLPKFDMSDLEKGSMKTVTNCLLTLKAKLMPNVMGDGITITSPTTKSGSQPSRFQLSQLSVDERRKVLSESKFQRALHSPVMAETSPSRMHHVVHKFHEVLQLKQGSYADLPAAKISEMMKPNSLDNAPTQSLLSVVNGILDESVERKNGEIPHRVSCLLRRVVQEIERRISTQAEHLRTQNNLFKAREVKYQSRIRVLETLASGTSEESELMMNHLQQIKSERTRMEAKKKTDDEDVNVIRLMKERDQGNLEISGLKQELDIAKKTYDLRCLQMEMEAKGARTELEERIKELERLLAESRSKVKELQANSESKHQSNRAELEERVKELERSLEESRNKVKELEASSESKYQFSKVELEGRIKELERLLADSRNEAKQLATNSESKYKSWSKKLRVYENSMDLQLGSLKELRLSSEFIKQEVLTAEHSYAVDFNHLGVKLQALADTSENYHALLAENRKLFNEIQDLKGNIRVYCRIRPFLPGEKEKKTLVERIGENGELIVADRSKPGKEGNRLFKFNEVYGSDASQGEVYADTQPLIRSVLDGYNVCIFAYGQTGSGKTYTMTGPNGSTKENWGINYRALNDLFDISQRRKSSITYEIRVQMVEIYNEQVHDLLSSDGAQKKLGIMTHSQPNGLAVPDASMHPVEATSDVIRLMGIGFKNRAVGATALNERSSRSHSVVTVHVRGKDLKTGSALIGNLHLVDLAGSERVDRSEVTGDRLKEAQHINKSLSSLGDVIFALAQKSPHVPYRNSKLTQVLQSSLGGQAKTLMFVQLNPDASSFSESLSTLKFAERVAGVELGAAKSNKEGRDVRELMEQVASLKDTIAKKDGEIERLQLLDGHSEKRGTSSFRYESSQPSRVSRGGK; this is translated from the exons ATGGATTCCACATCAAATTacagcagaaaagaaaatgtaGGAGCCAGCAGCCCAAGTGTTCCTGCTACAGGGAATAGTTTCGAACAAGTTGTAAATCGTAATGGTGAGACTGAAG GGAAGCGGAGAGCGTACTTAGTAGAGTGGTTAAATAGTTTAGTTCCTAATCTAGGTTTACCAAAAAATGCTTCATACGAGGACTTGCGATCTTGCTTGATCGATGGTACCGTTTTATGTCGGATGTTGAATAGGCTTACACCTGGTCTTGTTGATAAG AATTCGATGTCACCCTCAGAAAATGTTGCAAGGTTTCTGGCAGCTATGGATGCATTAGGGCTGCCGAAGTTTGATATGTCCGACCTAGAGAAG GGGTCTATGAAGACTGTCACAAACTGTCTTTTAACACTTAAAGCAAAACTTATGCCAAATGTTATGGGAGATGGTATTACTATAACTAGTCCGACGACTAAATCTGGCAGCCAACCTTCCCGCTTCCAGCTTTCTCAATTATCTGTAGATGAGAGGCGGAAGGTCCTGTCTGAGTCAAAATTTCAGCGCGCATTGCATAGTCCTGTTATGGCAG AGACATCGCCTTCACGAATGCATCATGTTGTGCATAAGTTCCATGAGGTGTTGCAGTTGAAGCAAGGAAGCTACGCGGATCTTCCTGCTGCAAAaatttcagaaatgatgaaaccGAACAGTTTAGAT AACGCTCCAACGCAGTCACTTTTGAGTGTCGTAAATGGAATCCTCGATGAAAGTGTTGAAAGAAAGAATGGTGAAATACCTCAT CGTGTGTCTTGCCTTCTGCGAAGAGTTGTCCAGGAGATTGAGCGGCGAATATCAACTCAGGCGGAGCATTTAAGAACT CAAAACAACCTTTTTAAGGCTCGTGAAGTGAAATACCAGTCAAGAATCAGAGTACTTGAAACACTTGCATCCGGAACCAGTGAGGAAAGTGAG CTTATGATGAACCATCTTCAGCAAATAAAG AGTGAGAGAACCCGAATGGAAGCAAAGAAGAAAACCGATGATGAGGATGTGAATGTGATCAGATTGATGAAAGAGAGGGATCAAGGCAACCTTGAAATTTCAGGATTGAAGCAAGAGTTGGATATAGCAAAAAAGACATATGACCTGCGTTGCTTGCAAATGGAAATGGAAGCGAAGGGTGCTAGAACGGAGCTTGAAGAGAGGATAAAAGAACTCGAACGTCTCTTGGCAGAATCAAGGAGTAAGGTGAAAGAGCTCCAGGCAAATTCTGAGTCAAAACATCAGTCTAATAGAGCAGAACTTGAAGAGAGAGTAAAAGAACTTGAACGTTCTTTGGAAGAATCAAGGAATAAAGTGAAAGAACTCGAGGCAAGTTCCGAGTCCAAATATCAGTTTTCTAAAGTAGAGCTTGAAGGGAGAATAAAAGAACTTGAACGCCTCTTGGCAGATTCAAGGAATGAGGCGAAGCAGCTTGCAACGAATTCAGAGTCAAAATATAAAAGTTGGAGCAAGAAACTGCGTGTTTACGAGAACTCTATGGACCTTCAACTTGGTTCACTAAAG GAATTAAGATTATCTTCGGAGTTCATTAAGCAAGAAGTTTTGACAGCAGAACACAGTTACGCGGTGGACTTCAATCACTTAG GAGTGAAACTTCAAGCATTAGCAGACACGTCTGAGAACTATCATGCACTTCTCGCTGAAAACAGGAAGTTATTTAACGAAATTCAGGATTTAAAAG GAAACATCAGAGTTTACTGTCGAATAAGACCATTTCTTcctggagaaaaagaaaagaagacgtTGGTAGAACGTATTGGTGAAAATGGGGAACTGATAGTTGCAGACCGCTCCAAACCAGGGAAGGAGGGTAATCGATTGTTCAAGTTTAACGAGGTCTATGGTTCAGATGCAAGTCAAG GCGAAGTATACGCTGACACACAACCATTGATACGATCTGTGCTTGATGGATATAATGTATGTATTTTTGCTTATGGTCAAACAGGATCTGGGAAAACATACACGATG ACTGGTCCTAATGGATCAACTAAAGAGAACTGGGGAATCAACTACCGTGCCTTGAATGACCTTTTCGACATCTCTCAACGTAGAAAAAGCTCCATTACATATGAAATTAGAGTCCAAATGGTTGAAATATACAACGAACAAGTGCACGATTTGCTATCCAGCGATGGTGCTCAGAAGAA ACTTGGGATTATGACTCACTCTCAACCCAACGGGCTAGCTGTGCCAGATGCTAGCATGCACCCCGTGGAAGCAACCTCAGATGTAATAAGATTGATGGGAATCGGGTTTAAGAACCGAGCTGTTGGTGCCACTGCGTTAAACGAAAGAAGTAGTCGCTCTCATAG TGTTGTTACAGTTCATGTACGTGGGAAGGATTTGAAGACTGGTTCCGCATTGATTGGTAACCTTCATCTTGTAGATCTCGCGGGAAGTGAAAGAGTGGACCGTTCGGAGGTAACAGGAGACAGGCTCAAGGAAGCACAACATATAAACAAATCATTGTCTTCGCTTGGAGATGTCATATTTGCTCTTGCACAAAAGAGCCCTCATGTACCTTACAGAAACAGCAAGCTTACTCAAGTCCTTCAAAGCTCTCTCG GTGGGCAAGCGAAAACGCTAATGTTTGTGCAGCTAAATCCCGATGCGAGTTCATTTTCCGAAAGTTTAAGTACTCTAAAGTTTGCTGAGAGGGTTGCCGGAGTTGAGTTGGGAGCTGCGAAAAGCAACAAAGAGGGCCGGGATGTAAGGGAATTAATGGAACAG GTAGCGTCCCTCAAAGACACGATTGCTAAGAAGGACGGCGAGATTGAGCGATTGCAATTACTTGATGGCCACAGTGAGAAGCGTGGGACGAGCTCATTTAGGTATGAATCTTCGCAGCCAAGCAGAGTTTCTAGAGGTGGGAAGTGA
- the LOC126625691 gene encoding kinesin-like protein KIN-14P isoform X3, giving the protein MDSTSNYSRKENVGASSPSVPATGNSFEQVVNRNGETEGKRRAYLVEWLNSLVPNLGLPKNASYEDLRSCLIDGTVLCRMLNRLTPGLVDKNSMSPSENVARFLAAMDALGLPKFDMSDLEKGSMKTVTNCLLTLKAKLMPNVMGDGITITSPTTKSGSQPSRFQLSQLSVDERRKVLSESKFQRALHSPVMAETSPSRMHHVVHKFHEVLQLKQGSYADLPAAKISEMMKPNSLDHLLLQNAPTQSLLSVVNGILDESVERKNGEIPHRVSCLLRRVVQEIERRISTQAEHLRTQNNLFKAREVKYQSRIRVLETLASGTSEESELMMNHLQQIKSERTRMEAKKKTDDEDVNVIRLMKERDQGNLEISGLKQELDIAKKTYDLRCLQMEMEAKGARTELEERIKELERLLAESRSKVKELQANSESKHQSNRAELEERVKELERSLEESRNKVKELEASSESKYQFSKVELEGRIKELERLLADSRNEAKQLATNSESKYKSWSKKLRVYENSMDLQLGSLKELRLSSEFIKQEVLTAEHSYAVDFNHLGVKLQALADTSENYHALLAENRKLFNEIQDLKGNIRVYCRIRPFLPGEKEKKTLVERIGENGELIVADRSKPGKEGNRLFKFNEVYGSDASQGEVYADTQPLIRSVLDGYNVCIFAYGQTGSGKTYTMTGPNGSTKENWGINYRALNDLFDISQRRKSSITYEIRVQMVEIYNEQVHDLLSSDGAQKKLGIMTHSQPNGLAVPDASMHPVEATSDVIRLMGIGFKNRAVGATALNERSSRSHSVVTVHVRGKDLKTGSALIGNLHLVDLAGSERVDRSEVTGDRLKEAQHINKSLSSLGDVIFALAQKSPHVPYRNSKLTQVLQSSLGGQAKTLMFVQLNPDASSFSESLSTLKFAERVAGVELGAAKSNKEGRDVASLKDTIAKKDGEIERLQLLDGHSEKRGTSSFRYESSQPSRVSRGGK; this is encoded by the exons ATGGATTCCACATCAAATTacagcagaaaagaaaatgtaGGAGCCAGCAGCCCAAGTGTTCCTGCTACAGGGAATAGTTTCGAACAAGTTGTAAATCGTAATGGTGAGACTGAAG GGAAGCGGAGAGCGTACTTAGTAGAGTGGTTAAATAGTTTAGTTCCTAATCTAGGTTTACCAAAAAATGCTTCATACGAGGACTTGCGATCTTGCTTGATCGATGGTACCGTTTTATGTCGGATGTTGAATAGGCTTACACCTGGTCTTGTTGATAAG AATTCGATGTCACCCTCAGAAAATGTTGCAAGGTTTCTGGCAGCTATGGATGCATTAGGGCTGCCGAAGTTTGATATGTCCGACCTAGAGAAG GGGTCTATGAAGACTGTCACAAACTGTCTTTTAACACTTAAAGCAAAACTTATGCCAAATGTTATGGGAGATGGTATTACTATAACTAGTCCGACGACTAAATCTGGCAGCCAACCTTCCCGCTTCCAGCTTTCTCAATTATCTGTAGATGAGAGGCGGAAGGTCCTGTCTGAGTCAAAATTTCAGCGCGCATTGCATAGTCCTGTTATGGCAG AGACATCGCCTTCACGAATGCATCATGTTGTGCATAAGTTCCATGAGGTGTTGCAGTTGAAGCAAGGAAGCTACGCGGATCTTCCTGCTGCAAAaatttcagaaatgatgaaaccGAACAGTTTAGAT CATCTCTTGCTGCAGAACGCTCCAACGCAGTCACTTTTGAGTGTCGTAAATGGAATCCTCGATGAAAGTGTTGAAAGAAAGAATGGTGAAATACCTCAT CGTGTGTCTTGCCTTCTGCGAAGAGTTGTCCAGGAGATTGAGCGGCGAATATCAACTCAGGCGGAGCATTTAAGAACT CAAAACAACCTTTTTAAGGCTCGTGAAGTGAAATACCAGTCAAGAATCAGAGTACTTGAAACACTTGCATCCGGAACCAGTGAGGAAAGTGAG CTTATGATGAACCATCTTCAGCAAATAAAG AGTGAGAGAACCCGAATGGAAGCAAAGAAGAAAACCGATGATGAGGATGTGAATGTGATCAGATTGATGAAAGAGAGGGATCAAGGCAACCTTGAAATTTCAGGATTGAAGCAAGAGTTGGATATAGCAAAAAAGACATATGACCTGCGTTGCTTGCAAATGGAAATGGAAGCGAAGGGTGCTAGAACGGAGCTTGAAGAGAGGATAAAAGAACTCGAACGTCTCTTGGCAGAATCAAGGAGTAAGGTGAAAGAGCTCCAGGCAAATTCTGAGTCAAAACATCAGTCTAATAGAGCAGAACTTGAAGAGAGAGTAAAAGAACTTGAACGTTCTTTGGAAGAATCAAGGAATAAAGTGAAAGAACTCGAGGCAAGTTCCGAGTCCAAATATCAGTTTTCTAAAGTAGAGCTTGAAGGGAGAATAAAAGAACTTGAACGCCTCTTGGCAGATTCAAGGAATGAGGCGAAGCAGCTTGCAACGAATTCAGAGTCAAAATATAAAAGTTGGAGCAAGAAACTGCGTGTTTACGAGAACTCTATGGACCTTCAACTTGGTTCACTAAAG GAATTAAGATTATCTTCGGAGTTCATTAAGCAAGAAGTTTTGACAGCAGAACACAGTTACGCGGTGGACTTCAATCACTTAG GAGTGAAACTTCAAGCATTAGCAGACACGTCTGAGAACTATCATGCACTTCTCGCTGAAAACAGGAAGTTATTTAACGAAATTCAGGATTTAAAAG GAAACATCAGAGTTTACTGTCGAATAAGACCATTTCTTcctggagaaaaagaaaagaagacgtTGGTAGAACGTATTGGTGAAAATGGGGAACTGATAGTTGCAGACCGCTCCAAACCAGGGAAGGAGGGTAATCGATTGTTCAAGTTTAACGAGGTCTATGGTTCAGATGCAAGTCAAG GCGAAGTATACGCTGACACACAACCATTGATACGATCTGTGCTTGATGGATATAATGTATGTATTTTTGCTTATGGTCAAACAGGATCTGGGAAAACATACACGATG ACTGGTCCTAATGGATCAACTAAAGAGAACTGGGGAATCAACTACCGTGCCTTGAATGACCTTTTCGACATCTCTCAACGTAGAAAAAGCTCCATTACATATGAAATTAGAGTCCAAATGGTTGAAATATACAACGAACAAGTGCACGATTTGCTATCCAGCGATGGTGCTCAGAAGAA ACTTGGGATTATGACTCACTCTCAACCCAACGGGCTAGCTGTGCCAGATGCTAGCATGCACCCCGTGGAAGCAACCTCAGATGTAATAAGATTGATGGGAATCGGGTTTAAGAACCGAGCTGTTGGTGCCACTGCGTTAAACGAAAGAAGTAGTCGCTCTCATAG TGTTGTTACAGTTCATGTACGTGGGAAGGATTTGAAGACTGGTTCCGCATTGATTGGTAACCTTCATCTTGTAGATCTCGCGGGAAGTGAAAGAGTGGACCGTTCGGAGGTAACAGGAGACAGGCTCAAGGAAGCACAACATATAAACAAATCATTGTCTTCGCTTGGAGATGTCATATTTGCTCTTGCACAAAAGAGCCCTCATGTACCTTACAGAAACAGCAAGCTTACTCAAGTCCTTCAAAGCTCTCTCG GTGGGCAAGCGAAAACGCTAATGTTTGTGCAGCTAAATCCCGATGCGAGTTCATTTTCCGAAAGTTTAAGTACTCTAAAGTTTGCTGAGAGGGTTGCCGGAGTTGAGTTGGGAGCTGCGAAAAGCAACAAAGAGGGCCGGGAT GTAGCGTCCCTCAAAGACACGATTGCTAAGAAGGACGGCGAGATTGAGCGATTGCAATTACTTGATGGCCACAGTGAGAAGCGTGGGACGAGCTCATTTAGGTATGAATCTTCGCAGCCAAGCAGAGTTTCTAGAGGTGGGAAGTGA